One Solanum lycopersicum chromosome 2, SLM_r2.1 genomic region harbors:
- the LOC138342047 gene encoding uncharacterized protein, whose product MVLEWRAIRSRSTRRNVEPQEQGVTNDPEGQPQEEVTNVEFLEAIQMCSQVVTRQVGLQRGSRQETSDTSGIREFLKMNPSSFTAQNAIEDPENLIEQLQKKHKGLAPSSTSEPAPKNKAWHKELVSLMHAPSAEGITQGQLSQSNLIGPPDIAAPRGATSSISLVKEFPEFFPDNLSRVPPEGAIDFGIDILLDPHPISIQSYIMEPAELNGLKEQLKDLLYKGFIQPSVSPWNAPVFFVRNKYGSLRLCIDYRQLNKVTIKNKYHLPRIDDISINFKVPPVSLRYISDLATIS is encoded by the exons ATGGTTCTCGAGTGGAG GGCAATCAGAAGTCGTTCGACTAGGAGAAATGTTGAACCACAAGAACAAGGGGTAACTAATGATCCTGAAGGGCAGCCTCAAGAAGAAGTTACCAATGTTGAGTTCCTTGAGGCTATCCAAATGTGTAGCCAAGTTGTGACCAGACAAGTTGGGCTACAAAGAGGATCTAGACAGGAAACGAGTGATACTTCTGGTATCCGAGAGTTTTTGAAGATGAATCCTTCAAGTTTCACGGCTCAGAACGCTATAGAAGATCCAGAGAATTTGATTGAGCAACTACAAAAA AAACATAAGGGACTTGCTCCATCATCTACTAGTGAACCTGCGCCTAAGAACAAAG CATGGCACAAGGAGTTAGTAAGCCTCATGCATGCACCTAGTGCGGAAGGAATCACTCAG GGGCAATTGAGTCAGTCTAATTTAATTGGTCCACCAGACATAGCTGCACCAAGAGGGGCTACTTCG TCAATTTCAttagtaaaagagtttccagaATTCTTTCCTGATAATCTGTCTAGAGTCCCTCCCGAGGGAGCGATAGACTTTGGTATAGATATTCTTCTAGATCCTCATCCTATCTCTATTCAGTCATATATAATGGAGCCTGCAGAGTTGAATGGGCTTAAAGAGCAGTTAAAGGATCTCTTATATAAGGGCTTTATtcaaccaagtgtctcaccttggaaCGCTCCAGTCTTTTTTGTGAGAAATAAATATGGTTCACTTAGGTTGTGTATAGATTATCGTCAGCTAAATAAGGttaccataaagaacaagtatcatctTCCAAGGATTGATGATATTTCTATCAACTTCAAGGTGCCACCTGTTTCTCTAAGATATATCTCAGATCTGGCTACCATTAGTTAA
- the LOC101256819 gene encoding trihelix transcription factor ASR3-like has translation MDSSSSMLRDYRKGNWTIQETMVLIEAKKMDDERRMKRQGGDIGNSSSSERGNINKPGELRWKWVEDYCWRHGCLRSQNQCNDKWDNLMRDFKKVREYERRVSEKLLLAQGNDDENVIKSYWKIERIERKEKNLPTNMLPEIYEALVQVVDKRGQKMLVGSSFNPTTTSMSPTLQQLQIATFPLPLPPPPQLLPPPPPLVQPPPPNIPPTQPLPTMCDSSDHDKSEHSDSPAKRRRKGEGGEASGTSGDHHNINNLQEVGSAIFKSATIIAKTIKASEEGEDRRHNEMLKLHERRLQIEESKAEINRQGINGLVDSINRLANSILSLASNNNQPPPPK, from the exons ATGGATAGTAGTAGTAGCATGTTGAGGGACTATAGGAAAGGGAATTGGACAATTCAAGAAACCATGGTACTTATAGAAGCAAAGAAGATGGATGATGAAAGGAGAATGAAAAGGCAAGGAGGGGATATTggtaatagtagtagtagtgaAAGAGGGAATATTAATAAACCAGGTGAATTAAGATGGAAATGGGTTGAAGATTATTGTTGGAGACATGGATGTTTGAGGAGTCAAAATCAATGTAATGACAAGTGGGATAATCTCATGAGGGATTTCAAGAAAGTTAgggaatatgaaagaagagtgtctgaaaaattattattagctcaagggaatgatgatgaaaatgtTATAAAGTCTTATTGGAAGATTGAAAGGattgaaaggaaagaaaagaactTGCCAACTAATATGTTGCCTGAAATTTATGAAGCATTAGTTCAAGTTGTTGACAAAAGGGGTCAAAAAATGCTTGTTGGTTCTTCTTTTAATCCAACCACAACTTCTATGTCTCCCACATTGCAACAACTTCAAATTGCAACTTTTCCACTACCactaccaccaccaccacaacTATTACCACCACCTCCACCACTTGTACAACCACCACCACCTAATATTCCTCCTACTCAACCTTTACCAACA ATGTGTGATAGCTCAGATCATGATAAAAGTGAACATTCAGATTCACCAGCAAAGAGGAGAAGAAAAGGGGAAGGAGGAGAAGCGAGTGGGACTAGTggtgatcatcataacataaacaattTGCAAGAAGTTGGTAGTGCAATCTTCAAAAGTGCTACCATCATAGCAAAGACGATTAAAGCATCTGAAGAGGGAGAAGATAGAAGACACAACGAAATGTTGAAGTTGCATGAAAGAAGATTGCAAATTGAGGAATCAAAAGCTGAGATTAATAGACAAGGCATCAATGGACTTGTTGATTCTATCAATAGACTTGCAAATTCAATCCTTTCTTTAGCTTCTAACAACAACCAACCACCTCCACCTAAATAG